From one Halothece sp. PCC 7418 genomic stretch:
- a CDS encoding S8 family peptidase — MKRLLIFGLFFLGLTFALWNFSGAANQGTYQSYVLDFREDIPQSVVEDKLKALQEKYSVTTKLNSEFSERDRVYIIKSEEELPTLNSLRKLLKGTTEAIDRNYQYHTFAIPNDPNYNQQWNFRSINVEQAWDETQGDGVTVAVIDTGVSPVPDLKQTEFVKGYDFVNDRVQADDDVGHGTHVAGTIAQSTNNNYGVAGIAYKAKIMPIKVLDGNGGGTVADIAESLRFAANNGADVINLSLGGLGDSHILSEAIKYAHSKDVVIVAAAGNSNQNSAAYPARYPHVIGVSALDAAGVKANYSNFGAGVDISAPGGSEAGKVVQNTISADTGEGVFTGYQGTSMAAPHVAGVAALVRSTGITEPAEVLNVLKQSVRKVQEDPMNHYGVGQLDAGQAVKLAMRGQISVRDFFRWLRDNGYLNPRFWIDGGTVMLPFKLATVIGGYLLAWLLRTYFPFTWSWSLASGIVAGSSGLFFLKGFYIFDLPQAPFRVLGSSIPELGNAIPGSPVLNPFFASVLIPLGLVLLLLQNPRWRWFAVGTSLGVASFLAISAVVSPAVWGLGSGWLARSYLLLNALSCWGLGRLASRQDQVLS; from the coding sequence ATGAAACGACTTCTTATTTTCGGCTTGTTTTTCCTCGGCTTAACGTTTGCTCTGTGGAACTTTTCAGGCGCAGCCAATCAAGGAACGTACCAGTCTTATGTTCTGGATTTTCGAGAAGATATTCCTCAGTCTGTTGTCGAGGATAAATTAAAGGCACTGCAAGAGAAATATTCAGTGACAACGAAATTAAACAGTGAATTTTCCGAGCGCGATCGCGTTTATATTATTAAATCAGAGGAAGAACTCCCCACACTCAATTCTCTAAGAAAACTGCTCAAAGGAACAACTGAAGCGATTGACCGTAACTACCAGTATCATACTTTTGCCATTCCTAATGACCCCAATTATAACCAACAGTGGAATTTTCGGAGCATTAATGTTGAACAGGCTTGGGATGAGACACAAGGGGACGGCGTTACTGTAGCCGTGATTGATACTGGAGTGAGTCCAGTTCCCGATCTCAAACAAACGGAATTTGTCAAGGGGTATGATTTTGTCAATGACCGCGTGCAAGCCGATGATGATGTAGGACATGGGACGCACGTTGCTGGCACGATCGCGCAATCAACCAATAATAATTATGGTGTTGCTGGGATTGCCTACAAAGCCAAAATTATGCCGATTAAAGTCCTTGATGGCAATGGTGGGGGAACCGTCGCTGATATTGCAGAGAGCCTCCGTTTCGCTGCCAATAATGGGGCTGATGTCATTAATTTGAGCTTGGGTGGTTTAGGAGATAGTCATATCTTATCCGAAGCGATTAAATATGCTCACAGTAAGGATGTAGTGATTGTTGCTGCTGCAGGTAACTCGAACCAAAATTCTGCTGCTTATCCCGCTCGTTATCCTCATGTCATCGGGGTTTCCGCCTTAGATGCTGCGGGGGTAAAAGCCAATTATTCCAACTTTGGGGCGGGGGTTGATATTTCTGCACCAGGCGGGAGTGAAGCTGGAAAAGTCGTGCAAAATACCATTAGCGCTGATACAGGAGAGGGAGTTTTTACAGGCTATCAAGGCACAAGTATGGCAGCCCCGCACGTGGCTGGTGTTGCAGCATTAGTGAGAAGTACAGGGATTACTGAACCAGCAGAAGTGCTCAATGTCTTAAAACAGTCGGTGCGGAAAGTGCAAGAAGATCCCATGAATCATTATGGTGTGGGACAACTGGATGCTGGTCAAGCGGTAAAACTTGCTATGCGCGGACAAATCAGTGTTCGTGACTTCTTCCGTTGGCTGCGGGATAATGGTTATCTCAATCCCCGTTTCTGGATTGATGGCGGTACAGTAATGCTACCTTTTAAGCTAGCCACTGTCATCGGCGGGTATCTCTTGGCTTGGTTATTACGGACTTATTTTCCCTTTACTTGGAGTTGGTCGCTAGCCAGTGGTATTGTGGCTGGCAGTTCGGGCTTATTTTTCCTCAAAGGTTTCTATATCTTTGATTTACCCCAAGCCCCATTTCGGGTGCTGGGCAGTTCGATTCCAGAGTTAGGTAATGCCATTCCAGGAAGTCCCGTTCTCAATCCGTTCTTTGCTAGTGTTTTAATTCCTTTAGGGTTAGTGCTGTTACTGTTGCAAAACCCGCGTTGGCGTTGGTTTGCGGTGGGAACGAGCTTAGGCGTTGCTTCCTTTCTCGCCATTAGTGCGGTTGTTTCTCCAGCCGTCTGGGGGTTAGGCAGTGGTTGGCTAGCAAGAAGTTATCTCCTACTCAATGCCTTATCCTGTTGGGGATTAGGACGTTTAGCCAGTCGTCAAGACCAAGTGCTCTCTTAA
- a CDS encoding MotA/TolQ/ExbB proton channel family protein encodes MEINNFFTAGGVVAYPLLGFSILSFALVIERLVFWLRLNRRQPRLVRDILRVYQEDPHLALQRLRNHGDLPIARIFLEALELDQPTPEEFRLALESAAQAEIPTLKRSSTVFETIISLAPLLGLLGTILGLITAFSNLQIGEVGGESTTAVTGGISEALVSTVMGLVVAIFTLLFANLFRGLYQRQLALIQEHGGQLELLYRRHYEKGEQPTYANS; translated from the coding sequence ATGGAAATCAATAATTTTTTTACTGCGGGAGGGGTGGTCGCTTATCCCTTACTAGGATTCTCCATTCTCTCTTTCGCCTTAGTGATCGAACGTTTAGTGTTTTGGCTACGCTTGAATCGTCGTCAACCGAGATTAGTCCGCGACATCTTACGGGTTTATCAAGAAGATCCTCATTTAGCCCTCCAGCGTCTGCGGAATCATGGCGACTTACCGATCGCGCGGATTTTTTTAGAGGCTTTAGAATTAGATCAACCCACCCCAGAAGAATTTCGCTTAGCCTTAGAAAGTGCAGCCCAAGCGGAAATTCCCACCTTAAAACGGTCTTCTACAGTCTTTGAAACCATTATTAGTCTCGCCCCGCTTTTAGGACTGTTAGGGACAATTTTAGGCTTAATTACTGCCTTTTCTAACTTACAAATTGGAGAAGTCGGGGGTGAAAGTACAACGGCTGTTACAGGGGGAATCAGTGAAGCCTTGGTTTCTACAGTTATGGGTTTAGTGGTTGCGATTTTCACCCTTTTATTTGCCAATTTATTCCGAGGATTATATCAACGACAACTGGCTTTAATTCAAGAACATGGCGGTCAGTTGGAATTGCTATATCGTCGTCATTATGAAAAAGGAGAACAGCCCACTTATGCAAATTCCTAA
- a CDS encoding MFS transporter, with translation MAQTMQRGTKFILLTSLYTSQFLPSAFFFRGLPIFMRQQDTSLEVIGLLGFLTLPWMLKFLWAPLVDLYGSKKWGHYKSWIVATQSLLASVLVICSNIDVSENAALLFGGVFVIVTLAATQDIATDALAFNLLAPSERGWGNGIQSAGRAVGGIIGGGVMLLILNQLGWHLSLWILAATVLLALFPLLRYQENENYSSPKETPSAAYHTLKTPAYFQTLLSFFRRPGVLPWLLFIWLYVTGNSIASSMFRPLLVDVDLSLSEIGWMVGIVGSGAAIIGSFVAGGLIQPLGRRRSLVIFALFQAMAVLALILPAIGITHQAVLYTVSSGELFARSLTSTALFTVMMDKSRGESAGSDYTLQSSAYMIGHHIGMPAFSGFMASSVGYTGVFSMSFLFCLLGAWLATKVKCD, from the coding sequence ATGGCTCAAACCATGCAACGCGGTACTAAGTTTATCCTTCTCACCAGTCTTTACACCTCACAATTCCTGCCCTCTGCTTTCTTTTTTCGTGGATTACCCATCTTTATGCGCCAGCAGGACACTTCCCTCGAAGTGATTGGTTTACTGGGCTTCCTGACTCTCCCTTGGATGCTGAAATTTCTTTGGGCCCCTCTAGTTGATCTCTATGGTTCGAAAAAGTGGGGACATTATAAATCTTGGATTGTTGCAACCCAAAGTTTACTCGCCTCTGTCTTGGTCATTTGTTCTAATATTGATGTCTCAGAAAATGCAGCGTTACTATTCGGAGGGGTATTTGTAATTGTCACCTTAGCTGCAACCCAAGATATCGCAACCGATGCCCTAGCATTTAACTTACTCGCGCCCAGTGAACGGGGTTGGGGAAATGGCATTCAAAGTGCCGGTCGCGCTGTGGGGGGTATCATCGGCGGGGGAGTCATGCTACTGATTTTGAATCAACTCGGTTGGCATCTCAGTTTGTGGATTCTTGCTGCAACAGTTCTCCTTGCCCTCTTCCCCTTATTAAGATATCAGGAAAATGAGAATTACAGTTCCCCAAAAGAAACTCCAAGCGCTGCCTACCACACATTGAAAACGCCCGCTTATTTCCAAACCCTGCTGAGCTTTTTTCGTCGCCCTGGTGTCTTACCGTGGCTTTTATTTATTTGGCTCTATGTCACGGGTAACAGTATTGCCAGCAGTATGTTTCGCCCCTTACTGGTTGATGTTGACTTATCTCTAAGTGAGATTGGCTGGATGGTGGGAATTGTTGGGTCAGGGGCTGCGATTATCGGCTCTTTTGTCGCAGGAGGGTTAATTCAGCCTTTAGGACGCAGACGATCGCTGGTTATTTTTGCATTGTTTCAGGCGATGGCGGTGCTAGCTTTAATCCTACCCGCCATTGGCATCACCCATCAAGCGGTTTTATATACGGTTTCCAGTGGTGAGTTATTTGCTCGTAGCTTAACCAGCACGGCTCTCTTTACGGTGATGATGGACAAAAGCCGTGGTGAAAGTGCAGGAAGTGACTATACGCTGCAATCTTCGGCTTATATGATTGGTCATCATATTGGTATGCCTGCCTTTAGCGGTTTTATGGCCTCTAGTGTCGGATATACAGGAGTCTTTTCGATGAGTTTCCTATTTTGTCTCCTTGGGGCTTGGCTCGCCACAAAAGTCAAGTGCGACTAA
- a CDS encoding biopolymer transporter ExbD has product MQIPNEPDQNLEINILPMIDVIFSILAFFIISTLFLTRSQGLPVDLPQANTAQQQSKIEVTVTIQANGKLALNQEEISIQKLVPAVQQMSENSQETIIIVKADKAVSHGGVVNVMDQLRQVEGVKLAIATTNPSKSD; this is encoded by the coding sequence ATGCAAATTCCTAATGAACCTGATCAGAATTTAGAGATTAATATTTTGCCCATGATTGATGTTATTTTTTCAATCTTGGCGTTCTTTATTATTTCCACTTTATTCTTAACGCGATCGCAGGGGTTACCTGTGGATTTACCGCAAGCGAATACGGCTCAACAACAATCTAAAATAGAAGTCACGGTTACCATTCAAGCCAATGGAAAACTTGCGCTGAATCAAGAAGAAATTTCCATCCAAAAGCTAGTCCCAGCAGTTCAACAAATGAGTGAAAACAGTCAAGAAACAATTATCATTGTAAAAGCAGACAAAGCCGTTTCTCATGGGGGAGTAGTAAATGTTATGGATCAATTGCGACAAGTGGAAGGGGTCAAACTCGCGATCGCGACGACAAATCCATCGAAATCAGACTGA
- a CDS encoding TonB-dependent siderophore receptor, protein MQTLRAVSLMIGLGLWTTPPSWAETVVENPAGFAQIKQTAVTEIINIEIQQTADGLTLQMETDGELSVSETVIEGNRTITQISNAVLAQGEEFFASNPIEGIASVQVTPLDNNQVQIAIAGTDTPPTVDIRTTISGITVSVTPDLIEPIELVVIPVAGEDYFVPNASTATRTDTSILKVPQSIAVIPEEVLADQQVTDIDEALRNLSGVAVDSTEGRGFKVSLRGFDGVPVLRDGFRLYSPNDNGDGAGQSFPEIANIERIEVLRGLASVLYGQTDPGGAVNVVSKQPLAEPFAEVALQGGNYGFVRPRIDLSGPLTEDDTLLYRLNAVYSTENGFRDFEEDTERFFISPALTWNISNRTNLNLRLEYFNDDRPFDTGLVAFGDEVADIPRDRVLGEPDDEISSDYLNVGYTFEHEFSENWQLRNAFRYIRDEDDINAVLSFPFIGGLDETTGTLNRVFAGQEVVNETNALQTNVIGGFNTGSIDHKLLLGLDLARYELESDSFTNFAPPFRTTLNIFDPVYGQVPRPDRADEPSRSETINTDSLLVYLQDQIDITDELTVVAGFSYETVDQENILNDESETLEEDAFNPRIGVIYQPVENISLYANYSQSFLPNSGTTIEGDPLQPEAGEGFEIGVKTELLNQNLLATLAYFNLTKRNVATADLTDPRFSVATGEQQSEGIELDVSGEILLGWNIIASYSYIDAEITEDNQFKMGNSLAGVPEHSASLWTTYQIQSGNLEGLELGFGFNWVGARQGDLSNSFELDPYFVLDAAVSYQRENWQFALNLKNLFDTEYIVGTPRTRTRGIEPGDPFTIIGSFNYQF, encoded by the coding sequence ATGCAAACATTACGGGCTGTGTCTTTAATGATTGGGCTAGGACTCTGGACAACTCCGCCAAGTTGGGCGGAGACAGTGGTAGAAAATCCTGCTGGCTTCGCTCAAATTAAGCAGACAGCCGTTACTGAGATTATAAATATTGAGATTCAACAAACCGCAGACGGACTGACGCTACAAATGGAAACTGATGGGGAGTTGTCGGTTTCTGAAACGGTCATTGAAGGGAATCGCACAATTACGCAAATTTCTAATGCGGTTTTAGCCCAAGGAGAAGAATTTTTTGCCAGTAATCCAATAGAAGGGATTGCTTCGGTTCAGGTCACGCCTTTAGACAATAACCAAGTTCAAATCGCGATCGCGGGAACGGATACACCACCCACTGTTGACATTCGCACCACTATCTCTGGAATTACAGTGAGTGTTACCCCCGACTTAATAGAACCAATCGAGTTAGTCGTCATTCCTGTAGCAGGGGAAGATTACTTTGTTCCCAACGCCAGCACCGCCACGCGCACCGATACCTCAATTCTGAAAGTTCCACAATCCATTGCAGTAATTCCAGAAGAAGTATTGGCAGATCAGCAGGTAACGGATATTGATGAAGCCTTACGGAATCTGAGCGGAGTTGCTGTTGATTCCACTGAAGGCAGAGGCTTTAAAGTCAGTTTGCGCGGGTTTGATGGTGTACCTGTGCTTCGCGATGGCTTTCGCCTCTACAGTCCGAATGATAACGGGGATGGGGCTGGACAGAGTTTCCCAGAAATCGCCAACATCGAACGCATTGAGGTTTTAAGGGGTCTCGCTTCCGTGCTTTACGGTCAAACTGATCCTGGAGGTGCGGTTAATGTTGTCTCGAAACAACCCCTAGCTGAACCCTTTGCTGAGGTTGCATTACAGGGCGGGAATTATGGATTTGTACGACCCCGCATTGATCTCTCAGGACCTCTAACCGAAGATGATACCCTGCTTTATCGCCTCAATGCTGTTTATTCCACTGAAAATGGCTTTCGAGATTTTGAAGAGGATACGGAACGATTTTTTATCTCACCCGCTTTAACCTGGAATATCAGCAATCGTACTAATCTTAATTTGCGGTTAGAGTATTTCAACGATGATCGTCCATTTGATACGGGTTTAGTTGCCTTTGGCGATGAGGTTGCCGATATTCCGCGCGATCGCGTTTTAGGCGAACCTGACGATGAAATCTCCAGTGACTATCTGAACGTGGGTTATACGTTCGAGCATGAATTTAGTGAGAATTGGCAGTTACGAAATGCCTTCCGCTATATCCGCGATGAGGATGATATTAACGCAGTCCTAAGTTTTCCCTTTATTGGCGGACTTGATGAAACCACAGGTACCCTGAATCGAGTTTTTGCTGGGCAAGAAGTGGTCAATGAAACCAACGCCCTACAAACTAATGTGATTGGAGGATTTAATACTGGTAGCATTGATCATAAATTGCTGTTGGGTCTGGATTTAGCACGGTACGAGTTAGAATCAGACTCTTTTACCAATTTCGCCCCTCCTTTTAGAACCACCCTCAATATCTTTGATCCCGTTTATGGACAAGTTCCCCGACCCGATCGCGCTGACGAACCCAGTCGCAGCGAAACCATCAACACCGATAGTCTGTTGGTCTATCTGCAAGATCAAATTGACATTACAGATGAACTTACTGTAGTCGCGGGTTTTAGTTATGAAACCGTTGATCAAGAAAACATCTTGAATGATGAAAGCGAAACCCTAGAGGAAGATGCGTTTAACCCCCGCATCGGAGTCATTTATCAGCCTGTGGAAAATATTTCCCTGTATGCCAACTATTCCCAGTCTTTTCTGCCCAACTCTGGGACAACTATTGAAGGAGATCCCCTGCAACCCGAAGCAGGAGAAGGGTTTGAGATTGGAGTCAAAACAGAATTACTCAACCAAAATCTCCTAGCAACCCTTGCCTACTTTAATTTAACCAAGCGTAACGTTGCCACAGCTGACTTAACGGATCCCCGATTTTCCGTTGCCACAGGAGAACAACAAAGCGAAGGTATTGAACTTGATGTCAGTGGTGAAATTTTACTGGGATGGAATATTATCGCTTCCTACTCTTACATTGATGCCGAAATCACAGAAGATAATCAGTTTAAAATGGGTAACTCCCTCGCTGGCGTTCCCGAACATAGTGCCAGTTTATGGACAACCTATCAGATTCAATCGGGGAATTTAGAGGGACTAGAGTTGGGCTTTGGATTCAATTGGGTGGGCGCACGTCAAGGCGATTTGAGCAATAGCTTTGAGCTTGATCCCTATTTCGTTTTAGATGCTGCGGTTTCTTATCAGCGAGAGAACTGGCAGTTTGCCCTCAATTTGAAAAATTTGTTCGATACGGAATATATCGTTGGCACACCTCGCACTCGCACCCGAGGCATTGAACCAGGAGATCCGTTTACCATCATTGGCTCATTTAATTACCAGTTTTAG
- a CDS encoding energy transducer TonB yields the protein MGLSQFSVHQRSQEQRSRQRLLIISLFSSLLLHGGLSFLQWNAEPKQSPEEKEDPIELLVLEPPKPKPEPEPEPEPQPQPKTSQPSPSSSQPRKRTSVTTPRQSQAKPKRNSQPEPKPQPQTTSQPKPKPEPQPTPEPKPKPKPEPEATPQPEPQPEPELDTTRPAPKPKPEPEATPQPEPQPEPELDTTRPAPKPLLDNSGLRSERDESNNRSSESNLEEAETQEQVATQTEGNQPDQGQSENEGDNPDHNPTGEQQPARANPPQPSRLPAGGGTLLGCGSPPKIDFAVQVRPIVSIQVNPGGSVTGANIARSSGNSRLDRAALNFARSCRFQDSPNGRAGKIAVNFVQEGSREEREAKERAEQQERERQLQLEQQRQTEENNDLPELLQPKEGEEMPELLE from the coding sequence ATGGGTCTTTCTCAGTTTTCGGTTCATCAACGTTCCCAAGAGCAGCGATCGCGCCAACGTTTGCTCATAATCAGTCTTTTCAGTTCTCTGCTGTTACATGGAGGGCTGAGTTTCCTGCAATGGAACGCTGAGCCTAAGCAATCACCCGAAGAAAAAGAAGACCCGATTGAGTTATTGGTTTTAGAGCCACCGAAACCTAAGCCAGAACCTGAACCAGAACCAGAACCACAACCACAACCAAAGACATCCCAACCGAGCCCATCTTCTTCTCAACCTAGAAAAAGGACAAGTGTCACTACTCCTCGCCAGAGCCAAGCGAAACCGAAGCGCAACTCTCAACCTGAACCAAAACCGCAACCTCAAACCACTTCTCAACCTAAACCGAAGCCCGAACCTCAACCCACTCCTGAGCCAAAACCGAAGCCGAAGCCCGAACCCGAAGCGACTCCTCAACCTGAGCCCCAGCCCGAACCAGAGTTAGATACCACAAGACCAGCACCGAAGCCGAAGCCCGAACCCGAAGCGACTCCTCAACCTGAGCCTCAGCCCGAACCAGAGCTAGATACCACAAGACCAGCACCGAAGCCTTTGTTAGATAATAGTGGGCTTCGATCTGAGCGAGACGAGAGTAATAATCGCAGTTCAGAGTCCAATTTGGAAGAAGCAGAAACGCAAGAACAAGTTGCAACTCAAACAGAGGGAAATCAGCCTGATCAAGGTCAATCTGAAAATGAAGGAGACAATCCTGATCATAATCCCACTGGAGAACAGCAACCAGCCAGAGCGAACCCCCCTCAACCGAGTCGCTTACCCGCAGGAGGGGGAACGCTGTTAGGGTGTGGAAGTCCGCCCAAGATTGACTTTGCAGTACAAGTGCGACCTATTGTTAGCATTCAAGTGAATCCTGGGGGATCTGTCACTGGTGCAAATATTGCTCGCTCTAGTGGTAATAGTCGGCTCGATCGCGCAGCCCTTAATTTTGCTCGTAGCTGTCGGTTTCAAGATTCTCCCAATGGTCGCGCTGGAAAAATAGCTGTCAATTTTGTTCAGGAAGGATCACGAGAAGAACGGGAAGCAAAAGAACGGGCGGAACAACAAGAGAGAGAACGCCAACTTCAACTTGAACAGCAACGACAAACAGAAGAAAATAACGATCTCCCTGAACTCTTGCAACCTAAAGAAGGGGAAGAAATGCCAGAATTATTGGAATGA
- a CDS encoding FAD-binding oxidoreductase — MTLQTLQSDLGRFRQQFNGEIILPDQPTYDEARTIFNGMINRHPSVIAQCADVDDVIHSIHFARDHDLEIAVRGGGHSVAGKALTENGLVIDLRRMNAVSVDPEARTVTVAGGATMSHLDRATEPYGLATTGGRVSTTGVSGLTLGGGDGWLARKMGLACDNLLAVDLVTADGSVIHASETENPALFWALHGGGGNFGVATSLTFRLHELSVVTAALLLWSAEAGINVLPAYREFIASAPDEIGGGAIYLTGPAEEFVPSHLVDQLTFLMLVVYAGVETEAHRVMAPLLALGHEGEFIAEMPYAELQCMLDGPPGYRNYWSAEYLDTFPDEAVNRFCARAQDMIIPSPSQQVLIPQGGMIARGPSNYPIPWRKSPWCVHPFGLWENPNHDDQGRQWAHDIRTDLKPWASGKVYLNFIGDEGKDRVVAGFGQENYQRLAMVKAQYDPENIFHLNHNIKPA, encoded by the coding sequence ATGACGCTGCAAACGCTTCAATCTGACCTTGGTCGCTTTCGTCAACAGTTTAACGGAGAAATTATTCTCCCCGATCAGCCTACCTATGATGAGGCGAGAACAATCTTCAATGGGATGATTAACCGCCACCCTAGCGTTATTGCTCAGTGTGCTGACGTTGACGATGTTATACATTCAATTCATTTCGCTCGTGACCATGATCTTGAGATAGCAGTCCGTGGAGGAGGACATAGTGTTGCGGGTAAAGCCCTCACAGAGAATGGTCTAGTCATCGATCTCCGACGGATGAATGCGGTATCTGTTGATCCAGAAGCTCGCACGGTAACTGTCGCTGGCGGAGCAACGATGAGCCATCTAGATCGCGCTACTGAACCCTATGGGCTGGCGACAACTGGGGGACGGGTCTCTACCACTGGCGTTAGTGGTTTGACCCTGGGTGGGGGTGACGGTTGGCTCGCTCGTAAAATGGGGCTCGCTTGTGATAATCTCCTCGCTGTCGATTTGGTGACAGCAGATGGCAGTGTCATCCATGCCAGTGAAACTGAAAATCCTGCATTATTCTGGGCGCTTCATGGTGGAGGTGGTAACTTCGGAGTAGCAACATCATTAACCTTCCGCCTACACGAACTATCGGTGGTGACAGCAGCCCTCTTGCTGTGGTCAGCCGAAGCAGGAATCAACGTTCTGCCAGCTTACCGTGAGTTCATTGCCTCAGCACCAGATGAAATCGGTGGTGGTGCAATTTATCTAACGGGACCTGCTGAGGAGTTTGTGCCAAGCCATCTTGTCGATCAGCTGACGTTCTTAATGCTTGTGGTTTACGCTGGAGTAGAAACAGAGGCGCATCGCGTTATGGCTCCACTACTTGCCCTCGGTCATGAAGGAGAGTTCATTGCCGAAATGCCTTATGCTGAACTCCAGTGCATGCTCGATGGTCCGCCTGGTTACCGCAACTACTGGTCTGCTGAGTATTTAGACACGTTTCCAGATGAAGCAGTTAATCGGTTCTGTGCCCGAGCCCAAGACATGATTATTCCTTCTCCTTCTCAACAAGTGCTGATTCCTCAAGGAGGCATGATTGCCCGTGGCCCCTCCAACTACCCAATTCCATGGCGGAAAAGCCCTTGGTGTGTTCATCCCTTTGGTCTTTGGGAGAATCCTAATCATGATGATCAGGGCAGACAATGGGCTCACGACATCAGAACCGATCTGAAACCTTGGGCAAGTGGTAAGGTGTACCTCAACTTCATTGGCGATGAGGGCAAGGATCGTGTTGTCGCTGGGTTCGGACAAGAAAATTATCAGCGATTGGCTATGGTCAAAGCCCAATATGATCCAGAGAACATCTTCCATTTGAATCATAATATCAAACCAGCTTGA
- a CDS encoding AraC family transcriptional regulator, whose translation MSPSYSILSVDEIFQELNQSPDAISVNGQDSQYDSSNISSPVCNGWVQRWSLRSGLSLMIRDLEFVESVTLEREHSSHPATLGLSFCVAGQVKSFFTNPNQAIQLQAGQASLGSSMKPRQVEYMAQQRVRLAHIHIHPTAINLLSDEMIEQIPSHLQDWFSGISTPSYFHSCAMTPVMKTTVWQLLNCPYQGLAKRFYLEGKTFELIGLYLDQILNDHGLRQNVDNLPSDHVERIFQARDLLVNRIANPPRLIELAHQVGLNDRKLKEGFRSVFGTTVFNYLRNYQMEQSKQLLLTPGTTIASVAQAVGYRSPEAFSVAFRRTFNLTPKTYQMQHR comes from the coding sequence GTGTCACCAAGTTACTCTATCCTGTCTGTTGATGAAATCTTTCAGGAGCTTAACCAAAGTCCAGATGCGATTTCTGTGAATGGTCAGGATAGTCAATACGACAGTTCTAATATTTCTAGCCCAGTTTGTAATGGTTGGGTTCAACGATGGTCGCTGCGCTCTGGGTTAAGCCTGATGATTCGGGATTTAGAATTTGTAGAATCGGTGACGCTTGAAAGAGAACATTCCAGTCATCCTGCTACTTTAGGACTGAGTTTTTGTGTCGCTGGACAAGTCAAAAGTTTCTTCACTAATCCCAATCAAGCCATTCAATTACAGGCGGGACAAGCAAGTCTGGGCAGTTCAATGAAGCCGAGACAAGTTGAATATATGGCTCAACAGCGAGTGAGGCTGGCTCATATCCATATTCATCCCACTGCAATTAATTTGCTGAGTGATGAAATGATAGAACAAATTCCTTCTCATCTTCAAGACTGGTTTAGTGGCATTAGTACCCCGTCTTACTTTCATAGCTGTGCGATGACACCTGTGATGAAAACAACGGTCTGGCAACTTCTCAATTGTCCGTATCAGGGACTTGCTAAACGGTTTTACTTGGAAGGGAAAACTTTTGAGTTAATCGGTTTATATTTGGATCAAATCTTGAATGATCATGGTTTGCGACAGAATGTTGACAACTTGCCCTCAGACCATGTTGAGCGCATCTTTCAAGCAAGAGATTTATTAGTCAATCGTATTGCCAATCCGCCAAGACTCATCGAGTTAGCCCATCAGGTCGGACTCAATGACCGCAAGCTCAAAGAAGGGTTTCGCAGTGTTTTTGGTACGACAGTCTTTAATTATTTGCGTAATTATCAGATGGAACAATCCAAGCAACTTTTACTAACCCCAGGGACAACGATCGCGAGTGTTGCTCAAGCGGTGGGATATAGAAGCCCTGAAGCCTTTAGTGTTGCCTTTCGTCGTACTTTTAACCTTACGCCTAAAACGTATCAAATGCAACATCGGTAG
- a CDS encoding DUF2470 domain-containing protein, whose amino-acid sequence MSNHASQGAPLNEKLLAKISAHLNEDHLDDLLACARVMGGLTWAEQATVVSLDTTGINLDVSGCEKRQSLRLEFPTHVEGVLSLRRTLENMITESRAQLSWQAKQD is encoded by the coding sequence ATGTCAAATCATGCGTCCCAAGGTGCTCCCTTGAATGAGAAACTGTTGGCAAAAATCTCAGCGCATCTCAATGAAGATCACTTAGACGATCTGCTAGCCTGCGCCAGAGTCATGGGAGGATTAACTTGGGCTGAACAAGCAACCGTTGTCAGTCTCGATACTACAGGCATTAATCTAGATGTAAGCGGTTGTGAAAAAAGGCAATCCTTGCGCCTTGAGTTTCCGACTCATGTAGAAGGAGTCCTGAGTTTAAGACGCACCTTAGAAAATATGATTACTGAAAGTCGTGCTCAGTTAAGCTGGCAAGCAAAGCAAGACTAA